Proteins encoded in a region of the Streptomyces sp. NBC_01471 genome:
- the rplU gene encoding 50S ribosomal protein L21 — translation MYAIVRSGGRQHKVAVDDIVEVDKIPTAKVGDTVELSTLLVVDGDAVTSDPWVLAGIKVQAEVVDHHKGAKIDILRYKNKTGYRRRQGHRQQYTAIKVTGIPAAAK, via the coding sequence GTGTACGCCATCGTGCGCAGCGGTGGTCGTCAGCACAAGGTTGCTGTCGACGACATCGTTGAGGTTGACAAGATTCCCACCGCCAAGGTTGGCGACACGGTCGAGCTCTCGACCCTGCTCGTGGTCGACGGTGACGCGGTCACCAGCGACCCGTGGGTGCTTGCCGGTATCAAGGTCCAGGCCGAGGTCGTGGATCACCACAAGGGCGCGAAGATCGACATCCTTCGCTACAAGAACAAGACCGGTTACCGCCGTCGCCAGGGGCACCGCCAGCAGTACACGGCGATCAAGGTCACCGGCATCCCCGCGGCTGCGAAGTAA
- the rpmA gene encoding 50S ribosomal protein L27, translating to MAHKKGASSTRNGRDSNAQRLGVKRFGGQVVNAGEILVRQRGTHFHPGTGVGRGGDDTLFALNPGSVEFGTHRGRKVVNIVPVA from the coding sequence ATGGCACACAAGAAGGGCGCATCGTCCACTCGGAACGGGCGCGATTCCAATGCTCAGCGGCTCGGCGTGAAGCGCTTCGGCGGTCAGGTCGTCAACGCCGGTGAGATCCTGGTCCGCCAGCGCGGCACCCACTTCCACCCGGGCACCGGCGTCGGCCGTGGCGGCGACGACACGCTGTTCGCGCTGAACCCCGGTTCGGTCGAGTTCGGCACGCACCGTGGCCGCAAGGTCGTGAACATCGTTCCGGTCGCCTGA
- the obgE gene encoding GTPase ObgE, which yields MTTFVDRVELHAAAGSGGHGCASVHREKFKPLGGPDGGNGGRGGDVILVVEQAVTTLLDYHHSPHRKATNGQPGAGDNRSGKDGHDLVLPVPDGTVVLDRAGNVLADLVGQGTTFVAGQGGRGGLGNHALASARRKAPGFALLGEPGESRDIVLELKTVADVALVGYPSAGKSSLISVLSAAKPKIADYPFTTLVPNLGVVTAGSTVYTIADVPGLIPGASQGKGLGLEFLRHVERCSVLVHVLDTATLESDRDPLSDLDMIEEELKLYGGLENRPRIVALNKVDIPDGQDLADMIRPDLEARGYQVFEVSAVAHLGLKELSFALAGIIAEARAAKPAEEATRVVIRPKAVDDAGFTVSFEEEEGVYRVRGEKPERWVRQTDFSNDEAVGYLADRLSRLGVEDQLMKAGARAGDGVAIGAEDNAVVFDWEPTMMAGAEMLGRRGEDHRLEAPRPAEQKRRDRQAEKDESDKEYDEFKPF from the coding sequence ATGACCACCTTCGTGGACCGCGTCGAGCTGCATGCCGCCGCGGGTAGCGGGGGCCACGGCTGCGCCTCCGTACACCGTGAGAAGTTCAAGCCCCTCGGCGGACCCGACGGCGGCAACGGCGGGCGCGGCGGCGACGTCATCCTCGTCGTCGAGCAGGCGGTGACCACCCTGCTCGACTACCACCACAGCCCGCACCGCAAGGCCACCAACGGCCAGCCCGGCGCCGGTGACAACCGCTCCGGCAAGGACGGGCACGACCTCGTGCTGCCCGTGCCGGACGGCACCGTCGTCCTGGACAGGGCGGGGAACGTCCTCGCCGACCTGGTCGGCCAGGGCACCACCTTCGTCGCGGGCCAGGGCGGCCGTGGCGGCCTCGGGAACCACGCGCTGGCCTCGGCCCGCCGCAAGGCGCCCGGGTTCGCGCTGCTCGGCGAGCCGGGGGAGTCCCGGGACATCGTCCTGGAGCTCAAGACCGTCGCCGACGTGGCGCTGGTCGGCTACCCGAGCGCCGGCAAGTCCTCGCTGATCTCGGTGCTGAGCGCCGCCAAGCCGAAGATCGCGGACTACCCCTTCACCACGCTCGTCCCCAACCTCGGTGTGGTGACGGCCGGTTCGACCGTCTACACCATCGCGGACGTCCCCGGTCTCATCCCCGGCGCCAGTCAGGGCAAGGGCCTCGGCCTGGAGTTCCTGCGGCACGTCGAGCGCTGCTCGGTGCTCGTGCACGTGCTGGACACGGCGACCCTGGAGTCCGACCGTGACCCGCTCTCCGACCTCGACATGATCGAGGAGGAGCTCAAGCTGTACGGCGGCCTGGAGAACCGGCCCCGCATCGTCGCCCTCAACAAGGTCGACATCCCCGACGGCCAGGACCTCGCCGACATGATCCGCCCGGATCTGGAGGCGCGCGGCTACCAGGTCTTCGAGGTGTCCGCCGTGGCCCATCTGGGCCTGAAGGAGCTGTCGTTCGCGCTGGCCGGCATCATCGCCGAGGCGCGGGCCGCGAAGCCCGCCGAGGAGGCCACCCGGGTCGTCATCCGCCCGAAGGCGGTCGACGACGCGGGCTTCACGGTCAGCTTCGAGGAGGAGGAAGGCGTCTACCGCGTACGGGGCGAGAAGCCCGAACGCTGGGTCCGCCAGACCGACTTCAGCAACGACGAGGCCGTCGGCTACCTCGCCGACCGGCTCAGCCGCCTCGGCGTCGAGGACCAGCTGATGAAGGCCGGTGCCCGTGCGGGTGACGGCGTGGCCATCGGCGCCGAGGACAACGCGGTCGTCTTCGACTGGGAGCCGACGATGATGGCGGGCGCCGAGATGCTCGGCCGCCGAGGCGAGGACCACCGTCTGGAGGCGCCCCGGCCCGCGGAGCAGAAGCGCCGGGACCGGCAGGCCGAGAAGGACGAATCGGACAAGGAGTACGACGAGTTCAAGCCGTTCTAG